Proteins encoded in a region of the Triticum dicoccoides isolate Atlit2015 ecotype Zavitan chromosome 3A, WEW_v2.0, whole genome shotgun sequence genome:
- the LOC119267942 gene encoding peroxiredoxin-2F, mitochondrial-like — MAALARRAGGSPAAALWAAARGFASVGSDIVSAAPGVSLQKARSWDEGVATKFSTTPLKDIFHGKKVVIFGLPGAYTGVCSQSHVPSYKNNIDKLKAKGIDSVICVAVNDPYVLNGWAEKLQAKDAIEFYGDLDGSFHKSLDLEIDLSAALLGRRSHRWSAFVDDGKIKAFNVEKAPSDFKVSGAEVILDQI; from the exons ATGGCAGCACTGGCGAGGAGGGCGGGAGGATCCCCTGCGGCGGCGCTGTGGGCCGCGGCCAGGGGATTCGCGTCGGTCGGCTCCGACATCGTCTCCGCGGCGCCCGGCGTGTCGCTGCAGAAGGCGCGGTCCTGGGACGAGGGGGTCGCCACCAAGTTCTCCACCACCCCTCTCAAGGACATCTTCCAT GGGAAGAAAGTCGTCATCTTCGGGTTGCCG GGTGCATACACAGGAGTATGTTCGCAGTCCCACGTTCCTAGTTACAAGAACAACATTGATAAGTTGAAAGCAAAAGGGATCGACTCTGTTATCTGTGTAGCTGTAAATGATCCCTATGTGCTGAATGGATGGGCAGAAAAATTACAGGCAAAAGATGCA ATTGAGTTTTATGGTGACCTTGACGGGAGCTTCCACAAAAGCTTGGATTTGGAAATAGATCTCTCTGCTGCTTTGCTTGGTCGACGCTCCCACAG GTGGTCGGCCTTTGTCGATGATGGGAAGATCAAGGCATTCAACGTTGAGAAAGCCCCTTCTGACTTCAAGGTTTCTGGTGCTGAGGTGATCTTGGATCAAATCTGA